Sequence from the Argopecten irradians isolate NY chromosome 12, Ai_NY, whole genome shotgun sequence genome:
CCTTCTAGTATTCTGAGAAATACTGTTAACAcgaattgttaacggacagaaTACAAGTATTAACAGCCAACTGTTATTACCACAAGTTTGTCGTTATAGAAGCTGCTGTTGTTGACTGTTTATCAAGTTTTGTTTACACTCCCATGACTTATCAAGTATGTTAATTTTCAGGAATTTCCTGAGATCAACATCAGCAAGTAAATCAATATTCGTTACCTTATAATTAATCATGTTATCAACAAATGTTCACTTAAGTAAGATAATTGTTAACCTTTGTAAATCAAGATCTGTCcctttcattttaatatattaatctttatttttcttttgtatttttattccattttagGGGTTGTTTCATGTAAATCCTCATTAGAAAGTCACACCTGTCTCTCTCGAGCTCACTTCTATTAAAACAAATGAGCTCTAATTACACATTTATTCATTTCTACCAATAACCCTCAGACAGTGTCtatgtataacaaaatattacaaaaatgtttaGAATGTATATTTCCTAAATCTAAAATTACAACAAGGGTAAAAAAGGtcataaatatttaaaggaGGGTGACTGACGAGTATAGGAATTTGAGATTCCTTGTTTTGCCTGAGAAAATGGAATGGACATAATCATTAAAATTCAAAGGAGGCACAGTCATGAATATTCAATACGACTAATTAATGgaggaaaataaaatgaaaagcaAATCAAGATATCATAGCATCAATATGCAGGCCAACCAACTACATGTTGTGAAAGGCAGTGACtacatgtaacaaaatattTGGCCCAAAAATCTTGCTAGAAAGTGTCTTTACAGGTTGCCATTAATTCAGATAAAAGACATAATGTAATTACATTAACTGGTTATTAATACTGATTAATGTGCAGCTGTGAGTAGTGTAGTTAACCACATATACCTCAACAAAACCTCAAAATTCATGTTcctttgtaaacaaatttgttGATAAATGAATTCATTCAAACACTGCACTCTGACCTCCAGTTTTcagatattatttaatttttaaacataattaacATAACAAAATTATGCTTAAACTACACCAgaattattatttacaatatacagtttctagtttttattttctatcatCTCATTTAAACTTTGATCTATATAACATTTCCTTTATAATGTAGCCAAAGGAACCCTAAAGATCTGTTTTTTACAGCATAATTTGGATCCAATTAGGATAAAATTTTAAGTGGGCTGTTCATGTTGACCTCAAACTCGTCTTTATAATTTAGTAAAACACTTAAATACTGAAGTCAATCTAATATAAGAATATGGTAGTGGTTTACAACATGGTCTGTGGTTTAATTTTGGGTGTCACAGTTTCAATGTCGACTGCTCGATGAAAGAAAGCTTTCAGTGTACAAAAATCGGCCacttaaaaaagttttttgacaaaaacaataaaattttctctgaaaaaagtGATATGATAATCAATACATGTCTACAAAAGTAAACATACAACATTTCTTATAACGcccatattgattttttttttcaaattttaaattttaactcATATTTGAATGCCTGCAGTCATTAATCTAAAGTATATAGTTCTATAGCAATGCTGAGTGACAGAAGCCAGTGTGTTTACCTTTGTTGATTTGTATTcttttttgttgtatttgtatgGTTTTTCTCCTTTTTGATATTAATGGTATTCAATGTTGTGGTTTCTATAGGagggggaggtaactctagTCGGTAGTCCTCCTGCGTACTATCACTGTCGACTGTCTCTtctctttcttcttcttcttcccGCTCCACACCATCCTCTTCCTCCCCCTCCTCCAGTGCTCCATTTTCCAGCTTCTCCTTCTTGGGGGGTGGAGGAACATATTGCTGTGCAACTTGCTGAGCTACCAGTTGAGAATTTAACCGTGGTTtcctgaaaaatatgaaatatacttTCCAAATTTAGAATCTATATtacaacaatatacatatatctgcATACAATGAAAAAACACATTAAGCACAATTATGGCTGGacttttcaaaatattcaaacatgttcattttatttacatcaGCACATATTTCAATTAACTCATTAATTTGGGCCTGTGGACCTCTCAGGGGAAAACTTTCTATGAAAGAAGAGAATAAACTGAAATCTGTAGTACTCGGTGAAAAACCATCAACCTACCATCATAGTTACTCACAACCACGAGGTGGAGGGCTTAATGGAAATATGTTGACCACGAAAAACCACTAATAATCATTCATAAACAAGCGATTTTCTTCTTATTTGTTGCctaaatttcagaaaaatagcTATAACATAATGTACAATAAAATAGTCAGATTGACCAGCCCTTTAAGCCTAGTTGTAACACAAGACCAAACCTATACCGATACTGTAACCTTGTTGCTAAAGATACAAAATTTAGATACCATTGCCACCTCCATCTACTCCCCTCACTGCCGTTTTATTCTCCCCTAATGGACATCCATAGACCATCTTAATCCTCTAAATGTGTcgtaaaaaacaaatatatttggGAGATTTTTTTCCACAAATTTTGCAGGGCAGTTACTTTTAAATAAGTTACGACATCTAAATTAAATGCTGGGACACCAACACTATGAGAAGCAGAACATTATATGTCTCATCCTTCTGTAATGCACATAAAAATGTGTTCAGTCAGTCGAAGTGGACCACAATTATTCTCGATGTCCACACATGATTCATTATGACAGGTTTAGCAGTATGCATAACTAGGATCACATGTTAATTTCGGggtgtttttattgatattgactGCCTTTAACAATGCGATTTAAATCAATTATTACAGCACCGCTACAATAAGAGGAATTGATGACTGGATTTTGAAGGTAATATGTCGCCAGTCGAGACATCATGGTTTGAATAAGTGATTTACCTCATTCTGAAGCATGCCCAAACAAACTTTCCTGTAGGCTACAAGTTTTGGAATTTGAACATAGTGTAATAGAGGAATCACTTAGACAAATTCAAGGTAGCCTAACAAATGCACCTCACCCCCTATCAACCGTAGTTACCAGACTCATGTCCCACACAATCTACCATGGTTACCAGACTAATGTCAACCCACAATCTACCTTGGTTTCCAGACTAATGTCCCCCACAATCTACCATGGTTACCAAACTAATGTCCCCACAATCTACCATGGTAACCAGACTAATGTCCCCCACAATCTACCATGGTTACCAAACTAATGTCCCCACAATCTACCATGGTAACCAGACTAATGTTCCCCACAATCTACCTTGGTTACCAGACTAATGTCCCCCACAATCTACCTTGGTTACCAGACTAATGTCCCCTACAATCTACCTTGGTTACCAGACTAATGTCCCCTACAATCTTCATTGGTTACCAGACTAATGTCAACCCACAATCTACCATGGTTACCAGACTAATGTCAACCCACAATCTACCATGGTTACCAGACTAATGTCCCCCACAATCTACCTTGGTTACCAGACTAATGTC
This genomic interval carries:
- the LOC138336536 gene encoding RING1 and YY1-binding protein-like, with amino-acid sequence MRKPRLNSQLVAQQVAQQYVPPPPKKEKLENGALEEGEEEDGVEREEEEEREETVDSDSTQEDYRLELPPPPIETTTLNTINIKKEKNHTNTTKKNTNQQRSAKLRNIDRSSAREIAVTVGTVTVTITDYQPKRERKTSTETSSNVTLDSFDNSSSSSGVSNDPREDVTINTNNHQT